In the genome of Hevea brasiliensis isolate MT/VB/25A 57/8 chromosome 14, ASM3005281v1, whole genome shotgun sequence, the window TAATAGTTACTCATTATTAAACTCGTATGTATGTACCAAATCCTCCTAAacttaagctttttttttttttttttaaactaaaagATGTGCTTCTTCAAACTATGGGGAAATGTTTAACAAATATTTTCCAATGTTATATTACCTATGGCATGTAGATGTGGAGCAAACAATTGGTCTTGGGGCTACAATTGATTAAACTCCTCATTGGTCATGTGAAAGATAGTAAAATATACTACTAATCAATCTTGGTATATATGAGAAATTGAGATCAATAATAGAAGACATTTCTGTGCCAGTTTTAAGTTCAATGGCTTATAATTGATATAGTGGTTAAAGtaaaaaataacaagattaatgaAGTGAGTATTCTTAATGTGGCGAGTATTCTGCACAACGACTTTTTttaatcttattattattattattagcctTAAATTGAGGGTTAAATTTCATTTGAACTGTCAAACTATTGAATAATTCCAGTATTAAAATTGGATTAACATTAATCTGACAATGGTTGGAACCGAACTGGATCTGGCATCAACATCACAACCCCACCAGACCACCAGGAGACAATAGAGCTTTGGTATAAAGTCCATGagtctaattaatatttttaatgaataaatttaatgatattTAGTTAACATGCATTGATTgataattgtttaattaaataaataaacttaATTAGATGGATGATCAATTTGAATTCAGAAAATTTTATTAGTGGGACGATATATACACACAATActcttatataaataaaaaattatgaatttaaactcCCTAATAAGGAAAAAAAATGCATTAAATTAACTCAACTAACCAAACACAACCTAAATATGTCTCCACTCTCTAGTCTCCTTATAAATAGAAGTGTCTACCTTGCTACATATATGGCGGATTCCCAAGTATTGCCCGAGCGAAAAGAAAAATCTCACTGCAAAAGTTTTTTCCCGCTCACTATTTTCCATTGCTCAACTTTGCTACCTTGCTACATATATGGCGGATTCCCAAGTATTGCCCGAAACCCAATTAGCATCTGAGATCAATGATCAGCCCAAACAAAAACACATCATCACTTTCATGGATGCTAAATGGTACAATGCTGCAGCTGAAGGCCAAATCAACAAATTCAAAGATTACACTGAGCCGCTAGATCTTTTGCGTACCCCAAACAAAAGTACAATCCTACATGTTTACATCACATCAATACAAAATGAAACGGAAGAATCCATTGAATTTGTGAAACTAGTTATCACCAAGTGTCCGTCGCTGCTAGTTGAGCCCAATATCAGAGGTGAAACTCCACTGCACATTGCAGCAAGGTTTGGAAGTAAAAATATAGTGGAGTTCCtggaagaaaaatagaacacgggctgtgtaattggacccgtgtaaatagtcgagacccatgtaaccttctaCTCTGACACAAGATGCAACCTTCAAACACTAGTAAGTTACACGGGcctaggccgtgtagtgacacacgggccttgTGTCAGCTGATAGCCAATTTCCTGAATAGATGACAGCTCCAGTCTTTACACTCAGAACAGGCTCCTTACGCCCTAGGGACTCTAAAACCTAACTCTAGGACATtcaatataaatagaagcagcagAAAACATAGAAAAGGATTCGGCATTAGCATTTTCACATACATATCTTCATTCACATATAACTTCATTCTCTCCAAGCTGTCTTAAAGAATAGTGCATTAGCATCAAGGAGGAGTCCTCAACTGAAGTGTCACAAGTTCAAAGCTGCAGATTCTTTTCggttcttttattctatttctttaggctgtttttatgttcttttattttacttCTATTATGTCTCCTAAActcatcatgagtgagtagtttctttattctggaattaggagagtaacgcttgtaatcattattatagataaatattgagtttcatttattggatttgagttttgttctttgatttaatattctTTGTTCTTAATGCATTCTATGTGtcggtacccacttagacattatgtaagatactaattgaaaaaCTGAAACGTGAAGATTGGTATTGGAAAATCAGAGTATTAAatttaggaaatctgacctagagataggctgatgatctTCGTGGAATTTCATGAttgatcatagatcttaaagggtttttattagaattaatcaccaacgaaagtagggtttagctctaattgaaacACACCTTAGGTACCTTgcgagaggacctaggatatcttaggattaatttccatcaaagcaactaTCCTCAATCCAATAAATAGACAAGATtgaatccataataaggttaaagtgtgaaatcttaattctggaattgttttaatagattgtttcattttaagttcattattCTTCTAGTCTTTAGTGCTTAAGATAAATTAGATTCACTCTCCCATtatattcgatagcctaaacagtcataATTGCCGCGTAACttagtacttgctaattaaattcctcgtgggatgatactctactcactactttattacttgttagcgatccgtgtacTTACGatgttgtaaaaccagcaaaaaaCTACCATGAAATTACAAAATAttaacaattatattttgtacaaGGTTTTTCTGATAACTTTGACAGGCTTAGCGTAAAAATGGTATCAATTGCCTCGATTGAAAATTTTGAGCAGCTAGCAAGCTCTTTCAAGGAAAAATTCTTCACTTGCATTCCGCCAAAGAAACTTTCCTTGGATATGAGAAAAGTACAGGAAGGTGAGTCTTTAAGAAATTCATTTCTCCGTGTAATACTGAAGCTATACAGGTTGAAGGTGTCAATCACGAGACAACATGCGAAGCACTTAAAAAGCAATTAAGGAATGCCAGATTCGTATTTTCCCTTGTCAAAAATCTGATGGTCGGTTACCAATAATTGATAGAAAGGATATAGAAGTATATCAGGCTTGATGATGAGCGTCAAGCCCtcgaaagaagaaaggaaggctAGACTAAACAGAAAGCAAGAAAAAGTCATATGGCTCAGAAAGAAGGCATTACAATTGGGACAGAGAACAAGATAGAAACAGGCTCAGGCATTATACACCTTTGACAGAGTCTCGAGCAAAGTGCTCATGTGGATCCAAAGAACAGGACAACAGATCAAATGGCCGACAATAGCTAATAATTAATATTGGttaaatagaatatatatatatatatatatatatatatatatatatatataagattaaTGAAGCAATGGGCCATTCCAAAATCTCCAAGAATTAGTTTGAGGTTATTTGGCGTAGGTGTACAAAGGAGTAAAGTCTCCAAGCTGTCTTCTTTAAAGTTTCATTTGGAATAAATCATTTGTAAGaaaagaattcaattgaattctcatAAAATCATACttaatttctatttcttttaaaataaaatattttttaaattaaaaaaaattgaattctttcattccaaatataagaattaataaaaaagatATCAATTAAATTGAACtcttataaaaatttacattCCAAATAAGGGGTACTGGATATAGATTCGCTTGTGTTTATTTTGGAATAAAGCTCCCTCAGTATTAATACTTACCCTCCACCCCAGAATCAACCAAGTATCCAACCCCACCAAAAAATAAAGAGTGTATTTTACACATCTTAAATTTTCATAGATGTCTAAGTGAATCATGCTCGACATTTCCCCCTTGGAAGTTGCTCCACTAAGAGGCAAAGGGAAAAGAGCCATCTTTGCATATTTTCTTTGCTCTTTTATTTGTTCTATTTGTtgcttctttcttttattttgtattaaaaggaaaagaaaaatacttTGCTTCTTTCCCTTAGAAAATGTAATGCTCTCTTCCAAACCTCATAGATTGGCTGGTTAATTAATTATAAACTTTACTCATCTCTCACACATCCCTTTAACTTTCTTCTTTTTCATGTTGCCCAAATCTAATTTATCATTATCGATCCTTCCACAGATAGCTAAACAAATCCCATAACATTCCATCTAATtcataacaaaattaaaaaaaaaattattattaatcatcaagaaaattttcttaaataaattattattattcttattattaGCCTTAAATTAAGGGCTAAGTTTGATTTGAACTGTCAAACTATTGAATAATtccaatattaaatttaattggaTTAACATTAATCTGATAATGGTTGGAACCGAACTGGATCTGGCATCAACATCACAACCCCACCAGACAGAGCTTTGGCATAAAGTCCATGaggctaattaatatttttaatgaataaatttaatgaaatttagttAACATACATTGATTgataattgtttaattaaataaataaacttaATTAGATGGATGATCAATTTGAATTCAGAAAATTTTATTAGTGGGGCGATATATACACACAatacatttatataaataaaaaattataaatttaaactcCCTGATGAGGAAAATGCATTAAATTAACTCAACCAACCGAACACAACCTAAATATGTCTCCACTCTCCAGTCTCCTTATAAATGGAAGTGTCTGGCACGTCTGTGTTCCAAGCGAGTGAAAAGGAAAATCTCACTGCAAAAGCATTTTCCCGCTCACTATTTTCCATTGCTCAACTTTGCTACCTTGCTACATATATGGCGGATTCCCAAGCATTGTCCGAAACCCAATTAGCATCTGAGATCAATGATCGGCCCAAACAAAAACACATCGTCACTTTCATGGATGCTAAATGGTACAATGCTGCAGCTGAAGGCCAAATCAACAAATTCGAAGATTACACAGAGCCTCTAGATCTTTTGCGTACCCCAAACAAAAGTACAATCCTAAATACAAAATGAAACGGAAGAATCCATTGAATTTGTGAAACTAGTTATCAGCAAGTGTCCATCGCTGCTAGTTGAGCCCAATATCAGAGGTGAAACTCCACTGCACATTGCAGCAAGGTTTGGGCGTAAAAATATAGTGGAATGTCTTATTGATAGCATCAAGAATGCTCAAGAAGACATTGAGAGAGGTGTAGAGGCGTCAACAAGTGATAAGATGCTGAAGAGGACAATCCCATATGAAAACACAGCCTTACATGAGGCTGTTAGAAATAACCATCCTCAAGTAGTGGAAACATTGCTAAGAGCAAATCCAGAATTTGCGGACATAGCTAATGCAGCCGGAGAAAGCCCGCTTTACCTTGCAGCGGTGAGAGAGTACAAAGAAATTGCTTCTAAGATATTGGAGATATGTCCCTCTCCCGCATACATCGGTCCCAATGGTAGAACAGCTTTGCAAGAAGCTGTGATAAGTCCAGATGCAGGTACACGTCATTTCCGCTGTCACCTAGGTCCTAGAGAAATACCCAAAAGTCTTTTTTTTCCCTAAAGAAATTGGTTTGATTTTTAGAGAAAAAATAGTTAGAACCAAAAATGAActgaatggtttttttttttctaactaaTTATTATTAggtcttaaattaaaattaaaaataagaaatataaCTGAAATTAAATCTAAAATAAATCGAAAAAAATCCAAGATGGAGCACAAGTTGATAAATTGAGACGAATTGAATCAAACAAATTTGatataatttgattttatttttgttctaatttaattcgatttggtATGTTAAAAACTGTggtttattcaatttaatttaaatttttattataattcaatttgttatatatatatatatatgatgattTAAGCCAACAACTTGTACATGAACCAAgctcattaatttattttatgagcTAACTGGATAATAAATCCAaacatttatactttttcattATTATGGTCAAACGTTTTAAtcttaaataataaagtccaaacAATTGATATTGGGTGCAATTATACATACTTAAGAGGTTGAATTTAGAAACTTATgggtaaattataatataatccttgaattctaattttataaagttttgtgagcaaaatttaaattttttgaaataaattttaaattttaatcataattatgCCATCTTAAATGTTTGGCTTTTTATATCCAATTTACTTATAACAAATTTGGCTCTATAAAGTTCTGATTGATTTGATATAATTGTTCAATTAGATTCAAAATTCTGCACATCCTTTGTTCCGAGACATTAACAAGCCATTCAAGTAATACCGACGGACAAATTTCTCTCggctaataatatttattttgtgTGTTTTGCCCTTGATCTTGATATCTATGTCAATTTTATTGCAGATCTGACAGGAAAACTACTGAAACAAAAGAGCAATTTGGCCAAAGAACAAGACAACGAAGGATGGACTCCGCTTCATTATGCTTCCTATGCCAATCATCTTTCAATTGTGGATATGTTACTAGAGCATGATAAATCTGCTGCCTATATTGGCGACAAAGATGGAAAGACACCTCTTCGTGTAGCGCTTCTTAACGAAGCAAACAATTTAGAGGTGGTGAAAAAAATTATGTCAGACTGCCCAGATTGTTGCGACCTGGTTGACAATAGAGGCCGAAATGTTCTCCATTTTACTGTGGAAAGCGGGAGTTTTGAAGGAGTGAAAACTATTATTGAAAAACCTTTCCTCGCTAACCTAATTAATCAGGAAGATGAAGATGGGAACACTCCGGTCCATCTACTTGCTACTCATGGTTTAGATGCTAGTTCTCTTATACGACACCGCGTCATTGATAAAATGACTGTCAACAAAGCAAATTTAACAGCTCTGGACATGGTGATGGCAACAAAGGATAAAAGCTATGCGCTATTTCTAGTAAATCAACTTAATCTCACAAATTGTAGGTAATGATAGTCCTATTTTTACATTGAACTTTGAAACCTCATAGACAGCTGGAGCAACGAgccaaaatgaaaaattattcaCTTTGATTGGTATAGGCATTGATTTGTTTTGGGAAAAAAAATAGTGAATGAACTTTCATGTTACAGGGATCTACAGTAAAACACCTAAAGAAGGCTGGATATAAACGAGGTCGGCATTCAATCGGGCAGGCAACGGCTGATAAAACACCAATAATCGACAATGAGTTAATGTCTTCCCTCCAGAAAGCGAGTGAATCCCATCAGA includes:
- the LOC131172857 gene encoding uncharacterized protein LOC131172857; translation: MEVSGTSVFQASEKENLTAKAFSRSLFSIAQLCYLATYMADSQALSETQLASEINDRPKQKHIVTFMDAKWYNAAAEGQINKFEDYTEPLDLLRTPNKIEPNIRGETPLHIAARFGRKNIVECLIDSIKNAQEDIERGVEASTSDKMLKRTIPYENTALHEAVRNNHPQVVETLLRANPEFADIANAAGESPLYLAAVREYKEIASKILEICPSPAYIGPNGRTALQEAVISPDADLTGKLLKQKSNLAKEQDNEGWTPLHYASYANHLSIVDMLLEHDKSAAYIGDKDGKTPLRVALLNEANNLEVVKKIMSDCPDCCDLVDNRGRNVLHFTVESGSFEGVKTIIEKPFLANLINQEDEDGNTPVHLLATHGLDASSLIRHRVIDKMTVNKANLTALDMVMATKDKSYALFLVNQLNLTNCR